TCAGTGGCTGTCATCGGCCCAAACGCTAATGCCACCAGGACCATGATCGGAAATTACGAAGGTGCGTAGGAACTTCGATGTGTGATTCTTGCCATATATGTTGAAGGATTCGTTAACGTCGTACATAACAGGTGTCCCATGCAATTACACGAGCCCTCTCCAGGGGCTATCAGCTGTCGTCACCACTATATACGAGCCAGGCTGCGCCACCATCCATTGTAGCCCGGATGACCTCCACCTGGATGGGGCCAAGATCGCAGCAGCGCGGGCAGACGCCACAGTCATCGTCGTCGGCGGTGACTTGTCTGTGGAGGCAGAGGGCTTGGACCGGGAGAGCCTGCTATACCCAGGCGAACAGGGGACGCTCATTACCGAGGTAGCGAAGGTGGCCAAGGGGCCGGTGATCCTCGTGATCATGTCGGGAGGTCCTTTCCAGATCAAACAAGACAAAGTTAACGTGAACATCTCAAGCATCCTCTGGGCGGGTTACCCTGGTGAGGCGGGCGGTGCTGCCCTAGCTGATATCATCTTTGGACGGTACAACCCGAGTAAGTAAAACCCAGCAAGCTTAATTGCTCTTCCAAAACCTTGACCCATGTCATGCATGCATGGCCACTGAAACCTTCTCATGCACAGGTGGTAGGACACCTTTTACTTGGTACGATCAAGAATACGTCGAACAAGTTCCGATGACGGATATGCGCATGAGGCCAGATCCAGCTTCCAATTACCCCGGCCGCACGTACCGTTTCTACACCGGCAACCCCACTTACGCGTTCGGCTACGGGCTGAGCTACACACGGTTCGATCACAACCTAGTCCAAGCTCCCGAGAAGTTGTCAATCACCCTCGAAGAAGGGCATCCATGCTACTCCGAGGGATGCAACTCCCTGGACCTCGCCGGGAGTGCTCACTGTTCGGGCTTGCAGTTTGATGTCCACTTAAAGGTGCAGAACTCCGGTGGCATGGCTGGGAGCCACACTGTGCTCCTGTTCAACACCCCTCCTGCCGTTCATAAGGCGCCGAGGAAGCAGTTGGTGGCGTTCGAGAAGGTGTTCTTGGAGCCCAACGAGTCGAAGAATGTGGCGTTCCAAGTTGATGCTTGTAGGGATTTGAGTGTGGCGGATGAGTCTGGGAATTGGAAGGTGCCGTTGGGATCTCATGTCCTTCATGTTGGTGACGTGACGCACACGTTGACTTTGAGCATTTAGGATAGGAGAGCTTAGATATGCATTGTCTCGAGTCAATAACATGTTGTCGGAATTAAACGCGGCTGTTGCCATTTATTTTTAGCTCATCAATAAAGCTTTACAACATCGGTAtctttttcacaaatcatatataGGTCCAACGATCAGCAATGTAAATCCGATGATTTACAAGTCGATGACCCTCCACCATAAGCCAAGATATaagtcataataatcatcaattgGGTTATATCGAGATCCTAGTTTGATAGCTTTCTTCTATAAGGCAAAATATGATCTGATAGGGAAAATACTGGTCGGACGACGCGCCGTGACGACAGCCCCCGGAAAAGCAATAACGGTGACTAGACCCGCCCTGACAACTCCCGCTGCTGAACGGCGACCTCCGACCCTGCATGGTTGACCACGACAAGGCAGGACAATGGCCTACCCCCCGCCCATACCCTGCTACGAACCGCTTCGCCACGCGACCCTAGCAGccgcgtcagacgccatcagaggtaccccCTCACTCCAGCAGGCGGTCAAGTCAGGTAATactaacctcctctataaatacccatgAGCCCTAAGCAAAGGGAGGACACTCTCAacacactcaacacacggaggTTTTCCCTCCTCCTtcatcccctccacatctttcattgacttgatcgtcggaggggtcgggtcgagcaccccgacccgacctttgtgcaggtgcgacgcCTTTGGAGATCACCGCCTCTGGAGATCCAGCAGACTCGAGGGGCTCCCCCACCCGTTGACCATcgccttccggacccggaccAAACCGCGACGACCTCGAGGTCACGGCTGAACAGTTACTACCGTAACATGATCCACAACTAATTTAGCATGAGATCATCATTGTTGGTGAAGCTCTTTCACAATGTATATAAAGCCCGAGAACGTCATTGGTGATTACCTTACAAAAGCCAAAATCATGGAAGTTTTAGAAACCTAGCGAAAACACGAGATTTTCTAAGTATATGATCAATTACCTCGTTCCTTGAAATATAGACAACAATTGTCTTTTTCAAAAACTATAAGCAAGATTGAGAATCAACAAACAGGATGGGAACGTTCTAGTGTTGATTTCAAACATGGGAATCATTTCAAGACATGATAAGTGTTTTGTCGACATCTCAATACTATATTTTCTTCACTACtaaatatttttctataaattttattaataaagatAAGAGATGTGTCATATTGAAAATATTCATGTGTAAAGAAATGGATGGAAAGGGTATATTTCCATATCATTAATGATTAAAAGGGTTGAATTACATAGATTAGGTTTGACCGATGATTTAAATGTTTAAGAGTCTGAGTTGAAACTTATGCTTTCTTACTTTTTATATGtaattttaagaaaattatacCGTGTGGGATAAACAATAGAACGCATTTATCTGTTTTTTTTTCCCTAATACAACGATGTGTGGCCCGAGAACAAAACGCAGTGTCTCCATGCACGTAACTCTCTTCCTCTTCACTCTTTAAGAAATCGGCAAACCAACTCGCTGATATCTACACATAACTAGTGAACACCCAATACCACCGAGATCAAAAAGAATGTGGCCAGAGCAAAAGAGTTACTGCAGCCGGTGGAGCCTCCGATGGCATTGCAACGTCCTTGATGCAAGGAAACAGGAGATAGAATCCTAGCAAGAGGAGGACAGTGGCACGTTAACACCGCTGTCGAGAGCTTCCCCATGTCGATAAATCCTAGCTTGATCCGAAGACGACGGTCGCCCCCTCCGGCTGCCGACTTGGTCCCTCTCCGCATGGGTCGTCCATGCTACTACGTGCATGCCGTCACGACGAAGTACGTACAGCGACCGACACCCTGTGGGTTTCTATGTCGTATGGATACTGATTCGTGCAGATGGAGAAGATGATCTTGCAAGTCCCTCGGTCCCCAAATTATCCGGCATCCCTGTCCACTGTCGTAGATCTTACCACCCTTGACAGCCTATACCGACAACTATGAACATGGTAGTTAGATTTAGGTCTTATATCCACGTGTATCAGGTCCCGACCACTCATTAACACGTAGACAAAGTTGGACAAACATAAATGACTAGATCCTGTCGTATCCGTCGGCTTAACCTTTTAGACGATATGACAGTGACGTGCTCATCTACATcttttagggagaatgatacatTGTTTATATACGTGTTCATGGCAAAAAGGTATCAGTATCAAATGATTCATCTCCCGTGATAACTCAAGTATATATGCTAATCCAGCGAGACATGCATGAACAGGAGTCTAAGAAGGCACCGGTGATGGAAATTGCAAGAACAGTGAGACCATCTATACTGAGAGAACAGATGCTAATGCATATCTGTGGTGCAAATCCCGACTTTGATAGGGCATTTTTCTAACAGCTCTCAGGAGGAAGAGGACCACCAGATCCCACGGTGGTCCATATGGAAAGATTTCGTAACAGTATGCCACGTATATCTATCCATCTCCACTGCCAGAATTCAGTGGGGTCAAATGCACTTGACAGGACTGTGGCTTCTGCATCATGATCCCAACCCTAACATTACACGGTTTGGAGCTTCCTGAGCAATCTTTCATGGAGCTTAGCTGTGACTCTCTGCATGATCCTATTCATCCACGCAAAAATGGATTGTTGTTAAACATGAGAAATCAATTTCTGAATCATTGATGTCAACATACCTGGCGCTGCTGAGGCACCTGTCGACAGGGAAGACTATGATCAACCTTGAGGTTACGTTGTCTCCACCTACTTTGCACTGTCTCATGTTAGGTCGGAAGTGCTCATTTGGTATGGATTTCTCGTGAAATGCGAGGCCATTAGTCAAATCATTCTGAAATCGATCCAAAAATTTCCGCCATCCGATAAACCCTTCACAAAATTTCTCAAGATTTGGTGAAAAGCCAATTGCTCATTATCAGAAAAATGCATTTGGTATGTTATTGTTATCCACTTGTGTCAATATTCATGCATTTCACAATCACAGGTTTTGAGGACATTGAGCGTAAAACTAGTATCATGCATTGATGTCTGGTACTGACACCAACCTTTGTTGTGATCAATGTGAGACCAGTTCTTATTTAGTAGCTACCACATGAGTTCTCGGTGAGCTTATTTCCTGCCTATAGACACGGATGCGTGTCCCCGGAATTCCTTTATGGTTGAAAAGGTCTGCCCACCGAATACTACAATATCAGATTCCTAGGCTATGATTGGAACTTAATACATTAAACTCACATAATATGaagacgatcatgtcgtcgaagGCTGTCATGGTACACATCAGTAACCATCGCCTTAAAGGTCCTCAACTCTTTGTGATGCTAAATTATCGCCACTATCAACGAAAGCCAAGTAGTACAGATATTGTATTTGTTGGCGGAGAGAGgagaataaaggaaaaaaaaattaaagatacaataaataaataaataataatatcaaaaaagttGATATAGGATTAACGACACTTTCCATCAACATCTACCGTTAAAATCAAGTTCTTCACTTTTTTCTCATCATGCATGTCAAAAAAGCATTGCAACAATTGTAAATGCATCTGAGGCCGATTCATGGGCTGATGGTTACAATTTATTGCAGCAGGTGCTTGAGGTAATTGCAGGCATCCTATTTGTAGATGAGGCCATAAATCTGTAGCTAATTAGCCAAAATATATGTTCATATATGTTCATCATTCGAGCATGACATGTTTCTAGATAATAGGAAACATAAGGCTGAAGGTTGGCATAGGAACCACTAAAAGATCTGTCAACTATAACTGATCcacaaataaagaagaaaaagaattgatCCACATGCAACCTTTTCCACGTATCTCAGAAATTATAAacacactcacacacacacacacacacgcgcacacacacacactctctctctctctcttacgcaCACACATACCATCATCATCTGCTGTACTGTAAGCATGGATGCAGTAAACAATTAACACATCCATCAGCGAGACATGACCACATGTGGGTGTCAACAGGGAGGGAGCAGGCCATACATGCGACCAGACCTCGTCCCCTGCAATCACAGCTCAAGGAGGCATGTGTTTGGTTCTCCCTGCTTCATCTATCCATCCTTCTCTACACCAAAAGTCTCTCCATCTTACCTGTCATGCTCCCTCTTGCCGCTTGTAGCTTTCCATTTGTACAGCACATTCCATCCTTTTTTCCTCTAAAAAAACCCCCAAACGATCAATCTATATAATGGCATATAAACAATCTGTATAATGATATTAAACGTAGAACTAAAGGGATAAAATGAACAACATATCCGAGCTTTAATTATTTCGACTCAATATCTCCACCTCCTGCGTACATAAAAAGGTAAAAGGCGAGTGTGCATTGCATGGTATGGGCATTAAAGCTCATGTTGGCATCACGATCGTATGTGGTAAACAACCCACGTCGTCTATAGGATACAATTGCACAACACTCTCCCCTCGGCTAAACGTCACATGCGAGTGTTGCGGACCTCAGGGCTCAGAGGGAGGACGACCACGTCTATTCTTTGAATCGGTCTTTCTATGTACGTGGGGCAGGGAAGCCCATGTGGGCGCCTACAGGTGGAGCTCATGACATGGTAAGACACTTCAAATGGGCTTGTTCCCTTCCCTGACACCTACTTAATTTCGTAGGACCACAGCcgaaggggtgggggggggctcTTTGATCCCATAGGCTCATGGTTGCAAAATGTTGGTCACCGATCTTTTCGCTCCTAACCTCACCCAAGAATACCGGACTAGGACAGATCTGAACAGTAGGGTACTCTGCCACGCCTTGAAACGCGCGTCACATGACGGCCTTAATGGGCCGATGGCCCATTACTCCTCCGGCGCCATACCCCGTCACATGGGTGTACTCCAGGTGTCCGTATCTGTCCTCCGGAGGGGGCTCTGCCATGTGGCGCCGCTGTCTACGTCGGGGCAGCGCCAGCCAACCATGTTTAGGTATTCTTGCCGGCTCGACTCTCTTGAGCCGATCTATCCATTAAATTTTCCTGGTCATGCTGGTTGGCAGTCAACGTTCGACCGAACCATGTTTCGTTCTCAGGGTTTACGACAAGGTGAAACATGGAATATGCCCAACTCCAGCTTGTTGATTGATTAATCTCAAAGTAAATAAAAATGCTTGACTGAGATGACTATTTACTCTCCGGACCGAATGACAACAGTACAGTGCACAAGACGGCTGTAAAGACAGGGAATCTTTCGAGGTTAGTGTTGTTAATTGATACAGGGGTTGAGACCTTTACCTTATCGGAGTTAGAAGAAGGTGGTTGATGGTTAATTGCCAACCGGCTGACGTGCGTGAGCAAGAGGTGGTGGGAAAGCAAGATGAGTACGAAGAGGCCATTGGCTATGGACCTCAGCAATTGCAGAGGGACATGTGGGTCTCCACACCTTCTTGATGTTTCTTCAACCTATCTTGCTTTCGACGAGACTCTTCGCCTCTTTCTCACACTAGAGTGTCTCTTGGCCTCTTCCTTTCCCCTTCTCTCTTCCGTCTTCTATAAATCTCTCCCACACTCCACTCTTGGCTCTCTCACACACAGACAAACTCCCTCCCTTCCACTTCTGCAAGAGCTAGACAGAGCCGCAAGATGTCCAGCAGAAGGTCCAGGATCTCAGAGGAGGAGATCGCTGAACTCCTCTCCAAGCTCCAATCTCTTCTCCCGGAGGCCCGCCGGCGAGGCACGAGCAGAGTAAGCCCACTGAAGCTGGTCACTCCGTGCTATATATAGATCTCAAACTTCCAACTCGTGTAGTATATATGTAAGTTGAGACCTGCATGCATGCGTTATATATATGCAGGCTTCATCTGCGAAGCTACTGAAAGAGACATGCAACTACATCAAGAGCCTGCACCGGGAGGTCGACGACCTTAGCGACCGCCTCTCGGCGATGATGGCGACCATGGACATGGACAGCGCACAGGCCGAGATTATAAGGAGCCTCTTCCGTCCGTGAGCTGAGATATACAACCCAGGGAAAGATCGACTTACTTACACATGTTTCACGCAGTGTGATCTATCCAAGCTCTCGTAGGACTAAAGATAACACTGGCTATCTTTTAATGTACATTTTCTCTTTGAGGTCTGGCTCGAGTTGCTTCGTCTATAGACAACCAACCGACCACTATGAAAAGCATTCATGTCCTTCATGCAGTTCCTACTCGATTAATTACTGCTATATTTTGTTTATTGCTTCCGTCTTAGCTCGCCGTCATGGCTGTTCTCACTTGCAGTTCTAACCATGAGCATGTGAAATAAAAAAAGCTTGTTTTATTCGAGCCTTTATGCTAACAATTTGGTCTCCATTAACTCCCATGCTATGGGATCCATAGACTCCCTGTTCCTCTTCTTCCGGCACACCACCAGATCCATCTAGAAATATACATTATAAGCATCATAAATAACGTCTAGGGATACACCAACCAAAGATCAAAATTTCCAAGACCCATATCCTTCGATAACCTGTCATGTATTGTCCAGTTAAACATCAACCTCTCTTTCGATATAAGTGCACAGAATGATGGGGGAAAAACCAGCTGCTGTTGACTGAACCACCAAAAAGAAACTAAAAACGATAGATGCACTATAAGATGCTTGTCGGGTGTTTATCAAGCCATTCCTTCCCGATAGAACGACTCATTATACCGAGCCTACTTTACTTTCTTTCTCAAGATCTACGCAGCTAACTCTCCTGTATACAATCGTTACTTGTTGCAGATTTCATTTGATAGTGGCAGGTTTTTACTCGACCAAAGGAGAAGcagcaaaagaaagagaaaaaggagaagCGCGGAGGGTTGGGTGCTGAAATGGTGTCGTTTCATTGGGCTGCTCTGACACTAACGTGACAGGACCGTGCGTACCCAACAGTTTTTTTCCAAAGGTGACCGTCCTTGTTCGTGCTATCTGCTCCTCCAAGGCGTCTGTAGCAATGTGAGGAGAGTATGTGTCGGGGGCGCGGTAGGATACTTTGCCTAGGGAGAGGGTGGGGCCGCCGTGTCTGATGAGGCGGTCCCCACCGTCCGTTCGGTAGGCCTGCCCCGCTCCCCCAACCTTCTCTCTCCAACGGTAATAGGTTAGTTGATCCGACGGTTATAACCACGCAGCCAAGGATAGAAGACTTGCcaggataaaaaaagaagaagaaaaatatacataatataataaaaagggtattttatctaaaaataaaaatcaattaaatCAAATTGATAAATACAACAGAATCTAGTCCTTCAACCTTAAAACACTAGAAAAGAAAAGATCACCCATAAGACTATCAAACCTTATCAACTCTCAGCATCTTGACATGCACAACTAGAGAATGTGCTGCGAAGTTTCTCTTTCTAGGGGTATGGTATAGTTTTACATATTAAAATCTAGAAAGTAAGACATTGATATTGCGTATGCAATTTTTGATATTCCAAGGAGTTggttctttattttttaaaatcttaaTTAAGTTGAGATCATCACTTTTTACCTCCAACTTGTTGATGAACAACAATCATTCTTTAGTTGCATGTGCCTCATTTGTTGGAGTCGCAGATTCATAGTTGGTTTGCGATCTGCTTAATCCAATCCTTTCCTAATTTAATCCATTTAATATAAAAACAAGAATATTTGATATCTCGCCCAAAGTACCTATAGACGTGATTCATCGTATATGATATTGCTTTATAAGCAATTGAACTTGGAGAAGTCTTGATACCATTAAATAAGAAGTAATTTCTAACCTTctaatcaataaaaaataattttagtacAAAGAAATTAGATTTGATCATATTATGTTGATGAGAAAAAATATCGTTGACGTCTTAGTCAATCCAATATAGTCCGAACCCATATATATAAGGTTGTTCAATGTACCTCCAAGGTGGAAACACCGAGCTCCCTGAACTCTCGATGTGTCACTTATACGAAAACTAAGATTGAGAGAGATTTCTTAACTTGGTCTTTCTGACACTTAAATTAGTAATCGTAAATCTTCGAATGCGGACACAAGTGGTTGAAAAATATAAATCCCCTTCTCATTacgttaaaatatattttcatactTAGTTGTAGGGGACAGAATAGTCTATGGAATATTTCATCAGGGGAGGGGGGGGGAAATACTCcatgaaatattttttgaactctTATTAACGTAGATAGACGAATGAAAGATGACCCGGACTCTATGTGATGGTTATATATCGAATGATGATTAACTGACAATGTATTCCCTATCATTTATCTCCCACCCCGAAAGCATGCTTCGGGATCTCTTTATGTGGGTTGAGTTTTTTCATCTTACGCGCCTCGGAAACATTTTGCCCACGCTTCTACCATGGCAGATCTCCTTACACAAGTTGAGTTATCTTAACTCGAACGCCTCGGGCACATTTTGTTTTGTGCCTCCATCATGGCTTCGAGATCTCTTTATGTGGGTTAAGTATTTTCGACTTATGCACCTCGGGCATTTTTGCCTATGCTTCCATCATGGCGGATCTCCTTACGTGAGTCAAGTTATCTCAACTTGAACACCTCAGgcacattttgctttatgccttcgtCATGACAGATTTCCTTGCGCGAGTTGAGTTTTCTTAACTAATGCATCTTAAGCACATTTTACTTTGTGCCTCCACCATAGTGGATCTCCTCACGCAGGTCAGATTTTCTTAACACATATGCCTTTAGAACATTTTTTCTTATGCCTTCTATCGAAAATGATAAGAGAAAATATCGTTGACATCTTGGTCAACCCGACATGGTCTAAACCTATATACATATGATTGTCCGAGATGGAAACACTGAATTCCCGAGATGCCACATACACGAAGACCAAGGTCGGGAGATGTTTCCTGACCCGATCCCTTTAATGCTCAAGTTAGTAATCCCTAATCTCTTAGTATAGATGCAAGTGGTCAAAAAAGGTAAGCCCTCTTCTTATTATGTTAAGGATGTATTTTTTATACATAGTTGTAAAGGGATTgaatattctatgaaatatttCGTGAAGGGGGAGAAAACTTCATGGAATATTCTTTGGACTCTTATCTACATGGGTAGATGGATAGAAGGTGACTTGGATTCCATGTAACGATTACATATCGGAGGATGACTAGTCAACAATATACTTTCTATCATTTGTACCCCCCGAAGGCATGCTTCAGGCTCTTGTGAGAGGGTCTCGAAGTGTAGCATTTAGTTCATCCGATATGATAACATTTGAGATCTCCTCTTGTGGGTCGAGTTTTTCTGACTTATGCATCTTAAacatattttactttatgcctccaTCGTGGCAAATCTCCTTACGCGGGTCGGATTTTCCTAACTGATGTGTCTTGAgcacattttgctttatgcttccaCCGTGGTAGATCTCCTTATGTAGGTCGAGTTTTCTCAACTCAAACACCTTAGACATTTTGTTTTGTGCCTTTGTCGGGTTGAGTTTTGATGACTCACGCACCTCGGgcatattttactttatgcctctaTCATGGTACGTAGGTTGGGTTTTCCCGACTCACATCTTTCGGgcatattttgctttatgtctctaCCATAGTGGATCTTCTTACGCAGGTCAGGTTTTTTCTGACTTACGCACATCGGACACATTTTACTTTGTGCCTCCGTCGTGACATGTCTCCTTATGTAAGTCACATATTCCAACTCATGTACATCGGGCATATTTTGCTTTGTGCCTCCATCATGACAAATCTTCTTACATGGGTCGGGTTTTTCTGACTCATACGTctcagacacattttgtcttatgcCTCCACCATGGTAGATTTCTCTTAACATGAATTGAGTTTTCTTGACTCATGTGCCTCGGAcatattttgtcttgtgcctccGTTGTAGTGGATTTCTCTTAACATGGGGTTGTATTTTCTTGACTCATATGCCTTAGACACATTTGACATTGTTTCTCCACTATGCTAGATCTCCTAATACAGGTTGGGTTTTTTTGTAATTACGTGTCTCGGGCACATTTTGCTTTGTGCCTCCGTGGTTGTGGATCTCTTTATGCGGGTTGAGTTTTTTGATTCATATACCTCAGGTACATTTTACTTTGTGCCTCCATCATGGTGGATTTTCTTATATGGGTTGACTTTTCTTGACTCACGCGCATTagacatttttttatttatgccttCTCCAAGGCAAATCTCCTTATACTGGTCGGGTTTTCCCATCTTATCACCTCGAGCATATTTTGCTTATACCTCTACCATAGCGGATCTCCTTATGTGGGTCGGGTTTTCTCGACTTATGCACTTTAGGTACATTTTGCTTTGTACCTTTATCATGACGGATCTCTTTATGTGGGTCAGAATTTCTCAACTCATGCACCTCAAGCACATTTTGTTTTGTGCCTCTGCCATGGTGGATCTCCTTATGTGGTATAAGTTTTTTTGACTTGTGCATCTTGAGCACATTTTATTTTATACCTATGCCATGACAGATCTTCCTACACGAGTCAGGTTTTCTTGACTCATGTGCGTTTGATATATTCTGTTTTGTGCCTCCATCATGGTGGATCGCTTTACATGGGATGAGTTTTTTTGACTCATGCGTGCGCCTCGAACATATTTTGATTTATGCCTCTATTGTGACAGATCTCCTTATATGGGTTAGGTTTTCTTGACTCGTATACTTTAAACATATTTTGTTTTGTGTCTCTACCACAACGGATCTCCTCATGTGGGTTGAGCTTTTTTTACTCATGAACCTTAGgcacattttgctttatgcctccaCTGTGGCAGATCTCCTTACGTGGGTCAAGTTTTCTTGACTTACTCTTCAtacatattttatcttatgcctccAACCATGGTCGGTTTATTCTTGCGATGGTCTATTTTTCCAACACATGTGCCTTGGATacattttatcttgtgcctcCTACTGTGATGTATTTCTTCTTACAAAAGTCTAGTTTTCTCAAACACATACACTTCGGGCATATTTCATCTTGTGTTTCCCACCATGATGAGTTTCTTCTTATGCGGGTCATTCGTTCCTTCTTCGTTTTGGTGACCTCGAGGTCGAGTTAGATGACAGTCGCTCCTACTTCAGCCTCTTTCATGATTCCTCATACTTACTAAAATCTATTgtctcgatagcaatatgttaatTAACCCTCTAAAGTACCTCTAATACTATCGTCGATGACATTTCCACCAACAACCAGAAAAAATGAGAGGGCTTGAGCTCCATCATAAAGGTATGTATTATGAGCAATAGATGAGAATCCACTACATCTCAAATTTCATTAGTGAACTAAGTGATGAATTTTACAAGCATTTTCTTCTCCCCTTGCCAGAGTTTGAGAAGAATTGCTATCACTAGTCTCAAGTGCACACTCTCAAGTAAGTGAAATTCAAACTCTCTCATAAGCTGGTCAAAAGAACCAATAGAAAACGACTATAGGTGGGCATACCATTCTCATACTGAGCATCTTAACATGGTCAGGAAGGTACATCATATTAGGGCATTCGAAGTGTCATATAATGATATTTAGGTACCAAAAGCTCCGATGTGCTCCATCAGGTTGACATTGTCATCGAATGCCTCCAACAATGGGAGGCAAAAGTTTGCTAGAATTGATTCTTCCTGGATTTTCTAGGTGAATGACGATGACCTGAGGTGGGGTCAACCAATACTTCGCCTTTAGTTTATTGAAACTCTTGTTGTATCTCCTCCAAACTTTGATCTATATATTGTAATTGAATTCGTAGGGAATTCTCCGTCAAATTCATCAATTAAGTCTTGGATTCATTTAGGTTAGAGTGATTGTGTGATCCACTAAATTCCACGATTGAGGAACAAAGTGCCCCCTCGATTGATGATTCGGCGGGTCTCAAGTGCTTTTATGATCTCAGTACCACATCGAGTGGGGGAACCTTGATAGGTGTTGACACTAGTGGTGGCTAAGTTGGTGACCGCGATTG
The window above is part of the Musa acuminata AAA Group cultivar baxijiao chromosome BXJ2-6, Cavendish_Baxijiao_AAA, whole genome shotgun sequence genome. Proteins encoded here:
- the LOC103990056 gene encoding beta-xylosidase/alpha-L-arabinofuranosidase 2-like, whose product is MHNVGHAGLTFWSPNINVFRDPRWGRGQETPGEDPLLGGKYAVGFVQGLQDNVDDPVKLKVAACCKHYTAYDIDNWKGVQRYTFNAVVTEQDMADTFQPPFKSCVSNGVACAMCSYNQVNGVPSCADGGLLAGVIRGDWKLNGYIVSDCDSVSVIYNNQKYTKTPEDAAAITIKAGLDLDCGSFLPSHTLAAVQGGKVTEAQVDNAITNSFVVLMRLGFFDGDPRNLAPYGKLGPQDVCTPENQELARDAARQGIVLLKNFDDALPLNASAIKSVAVIGPNANATRTMIGNYEGVPCNYTSPLQGLSAVVTTIYEPGCATIHCSPDDLHLDGAKIAAARADATVIVVGGDLSVEAEGLDRESLLYPGEQGTLITEVAKVAKGPVILVIMSGGPFQIKQDKVNVNISSILWAGYPGEAGGAALADIIFGRYNPSGRTPFTWYDQEYVEQVPMTDMRMRPDPASNYPGRTYRFYTGNPTYAFGYGLSYTRFDHNLVQAPEKLSITLEEGHPCYSEGCNSLDLAGSAHCSGLQFDVHLKVQNSGGMAGSHTVLLFNTPPAVHKAPRKQLVAFEKVFLEPNESKNVAFQVDACRDLSVADESGNWKVPLGSHVLHVGDVTHTLTLSI